The Brassica napus cultivar Da-Ae chromosome C7, Da-Ae, whole genome shotgun sequence genome has a segment encoding these proteins:
- the LOC125589976 gene encoding uncharacterized protein LOC125589976, with the protein MPKRQKKQSERGDSSVQTARLSTKDRFRKTDRSHPANREITQQWDIHDDDFYEQMRGVEICPSRFAHRDTTDALGITEDIEALFAKIGLGYIFDLHCDCYADLTRQFLASARLYHPDEDNPVADKAMFSFVVNRQFYSMTIFQLCDVFGFEKGRQSCVPDFPEHNDFWTFIASGNFISREAKQARMRSPVLRYAVRVISSVIYGKTEPAAVTKDELALLFIGAGHLWPQGADITYVSGKDINIGAVIAEKLAYFKVSDTKRCGFGAVITQILRHCGVFLPPVDRVVDKKGMYQNFFDMRALISSHYLTGPWRGSIDKSAPHIYQFQNQQGREQFVKLPDTAITELTDPGAIIFLPPPASLCTRPATLKKKGVASSSTHQQTPHDDIEEEPEDEESLFPTDFTPYMLPPAPPATASAAEINAWSIKSHQTNNSILLKMWKGICNIKKGCASQPAVSGDSDDDSGAHDTAAGPEAAEDSDDDGALERRSKRRTDRNA; encoded by the coding sequence ATGCCTAAGAGACAGAAGAAGCAGAGTGAGCGTGGGGATTCCTCGGTACAGACTGCTAGGCTCAGCACAAAGGACAGGTTCCGAAAGACGGATAGGTCTCATCCTGCGAATCGAGAGATAACCCAGCAGTGGGATATACATGATGATGATTTCTATGAGCAGATGAGGGGAGTGGAAATATGTCCGTCGCGCTTCGCTCACAGAGACACTACAGATGCATTGGGGATAACCGAGGATATTGAAGCCTTGTTCGCGAAGATTGGCCTGGGATACATCTTCGATCTTCACTGTGATTGCTATGCTGATTTGACCAGGCAGTTCCTCGCATCAGCCCGCCTCTACCATCCTGACGAGGACAACCCAGTTGCTGATAAGGCGATGTTCTCCTTCGTTGTGAACAGGCAGTTCTACTCCATGACCATCTTTCAGCTGTGCGACGTCTTTGGGTTCGAGAAAGGACGTCAATCTTGTGTTCCTGACTTCCCGGAACACAATGATTTCTGGACATTCATCGCTTCAGGAAACTTCATCTCTCGAGAGGCCAAGCAAGCGAGAATGCGTAGCCCTGTTCTGCGATATGCGGTGAGAGTGATCAGCAGTGTCATCTATGGGAAGACGGAACCCGCTGCAGTGACAAAAGATGAGCTAGCTCTTCTGTTCATCGGGGCTGGGCACCTATGGCCTCAAGGCGCGGACATTACCTATGTTAGCGGGAAGGACATAAACATAGGAGCTGTGATCGCGGAGAAGCTTGCGTACTTCAAAGTTTCAGATACGAAGAGATGTGGGTTTGGAGCGGTTATCACACAGATCTTAAGGCATTGTGGAGTGTTTCTTCCACCTGTTGACAGAGTGGTGGATAAGAAGGGGATGTATCAGAACTTTTTCGACATGAGAGCACTCATTAGCAGCCACTACCTCACCGGCCCTTGGCGAGGAAGCATCGACAAGTCCGCCCCTCATATCTACCAGTTCCAGAACCAACAAGGGAGAGAGCAATTTGTCAAGCTACCCGATACCGCCATCACCGAGCTGACTGATCCAGGTGCTATCATATTTCTACCACCGCCTGCATCTCTCTGCACCAGACCCGcgacactgaagaagaaaggagtcgCATCATCATCGACACACCAGCAGACACCACATGATGATATAGAGGAGGAACCTGAAGATGAGGAAAGTCTTTTCCCCACGGATTTCACTCCGTATATGCTGCCACCAGCACCTCCCGCTACTGCATCCGCTGCTGAGATCAACGCTTGGTCGATCAAGAgccatcaaaccaacaactccatACTGCTGAAGATGTGGAAGGGAATCTGCAACATTAAGAAGGGATGCGCATCACAGCCAGCTGTTTCTGGAGATAGCGATGACGACTCAGGCGCTCACGACACCGCTGCTGGACCTGAGGCAGCGGaggactctgatgatgatggagccTTGGAGAGGCGCTCCAAGAGGCGTACTGACCGCAACGCCTGA